The Hydrogenobacter thermophilus TK-6 genome window below encodes:
- the cobA gene encoding uroporphyrinogen-III C-methyltransferase, translated as MGKVYIVGAGPGDPELLTLKAYRLIKSADVVLYDRLVNPEILLLAKPECQLIYVGKEEGKHTLEQEKINELLLHYAHTKEVVVRLKGGDPFVFGRGGEEALFLAEHGVEVEVVPGISSATGVPAYAGIPITFRGLSSSFAVITGHEDPKKERTSVDWESLKGINTLVFLMAVSNRKEIARRLIEVGRDPKEPVAFIERGTTREQRVVITDLYELANYPPEVNPPALMVVGQVIKLRKLISFKEVVACFYPTVENL; from the coding sequence ATGGGTAAGGTGTACATAGTAGGTGCGGGACCTGGAGATCCGGAGCTTTTAACCCTAAAAGCTTACAGACTCATAAAGTCTGCAGATGTAGTGCTTTACGACAGACTGGTAAATCCAGAGATCCTTCTACTGGCTAAACCAGAATGCCAACTCATCTATGTGGGAAAAGAGGAGGGAAAGCACACCCTAGAGCAGGAGAAGATTAACGAGCTTTTGCTCCACTATGCTCACACAAAAGAGGTTGTGGTAAGGCTAAAGGGTGGAGACCCCTTTGTCTTTGGAAGGGGTGGTGAGGAGGCTCTCTTTTTGGCAGAGCACGGGGTGGAGGTTGAGGTTGTGCCAGGTATAAGCTCAGCCACAGGGGTGCCTGCGTATGCGGGCATACCCATAACCTTTAGAGGATTATCTTCTTCCTTTGCAGTCATCACAGGGCACGAAGACCCAAAGAAGGAAAGAACGAGCGTAGACTGGGAGAGCCTGAAAGGTATAAATACCTTAGTCTTTCTGATGGCGGTTTCCAACAGGAAGGAGATAGCCAGGAGGCTCATAGAGGTGGGTAGGGACCCAAAGGAGCCTGTGGCGTTTATAGAGAGAGGCACCACCAGAGAGCAGAGGGTGGTGATAACAGACCTTTATGAGCTTGCCAACTACCCACCTGAGGTAAACCCTCCTGCTCTTATGGTGGTAGGTCAGGTGATAAAACTTAGAAAGCTTATATCCTTTAAGGAGGTGGTAGCATGCTTTTACCCCACGGTGGAGAACTTGTAA
- a CDS encoding sulfite exporter TauE/SafE family protein has product MLEYLLLGFFIAFAIGLTGVGAGTLTAPVLILLGLNPAQAVGSALSFSTLVKFPGFLFHALYKNVEYRLLMFMCFGGVPGVLLGSSLLSRLSQADKLKNLIMFIIGITVILLVILNLLGTLMKRRIDLTRYFYLIPLVCFFIGLEVGFTSAGAGALGMVLLLYFTRLPPSKAVGVDIGFGLACSLTGSLAHLLQGHTQPHVFLPMSLGGLLGIWLGTHLTRRINPKPLRVGISMLLILVAFNLIKRGLS; this is encoded by the coding sequence ATGCTTGAGTATTTACTTCTTGGGTTTTTTATAGCCTTTGCCATAGGACTTACAGGTGTAGGTGCTGGCACGCTTACTGCGCCAGTGCTAATACTTTTGGGACTTAACCCAGCACAAGCTGTGGGTTCAGCCCTGAGCTTCTCAACACTGGTAAAGTTTCCAGGTTTTCTATTTCACGCTCTCTATAAGAATGTTGAATACAGGTTGCTGATGTTTATGTGTTTCGGGGGCGTGCCCGGTGTTCTTCTTGGCTCTTCCCTTTTAAGCAGGCTCTCTCAGGCGGATAAACTCAAAAACCTTATTATGTTTATAATCGGTATAACCGTTATCCTTTTAGTAATTCTCAACCTTCTTGGTACCCTCATGAAAAGGAGGATTGACTTAACAAGGTACTTTTACCTCATTCCCCTAGTATGCTTTTTCATAGGTCTTGAGGTGGGCTTTACCTCGGCAGGTGCGGGCGCATTGGGAATGGTTTTACTGCTGTACTTTACCAGGCTTCCTCCGTCAAAAGCAGTGGGAGTAGACATAGGCTTTGGTCTTGCATGCTCTCTGACAGGGAGCTTAGCACATCTTTTGCAGGGACACACACAGCCTCATGTTTTTCTTCCCATGTCTTTGGGTGGACTCTTAGGCATATGGCTGGGCACACACCTTACGCGCCGTATAAACCCCAAACCCCTGAGAGTGGGCATATCTATGCTTCTTATCTTGGTGGCTTTTAACCTCATAAAGAGGGGGCTTTCGTGA
- a CDS encoding phosphoadenylyl-sulfate reductase → MREEVIEKNPRERLKAEKHPLDILEELPTIIDRGYEDTPEEDMVRLQWYGLYHDKPRVGYFLLRVKVPGGILNPEQLRVVGELSSRFGDYAEITLRQDIQLHYIRLEHLPDVFESLKSVNLFPVGACGDTVRNITTCPLCGLEKDELFDVRECVQKLEGFFHHPENRDYFNLPRKFKITVSACPYHCNMPEMHDLAFVGTVFEGKEGFAVWIGGGLSSTPRIARKLGIFVEKERVLSLAKAVVDLWSEDPENRKSFVKARFKYMVDRLGVEKIKSMILERLDFTPQPLDEEPLPVKRYFHTGVGRQKQEGFYYLGIPLPAGRVRGSQLLALAELAQEFNLSIRLSQRQNIILVNISQEDLREVRDRVKELGFHLDVGETRAISVACTSDPFCNYSVGSAKEALLELLDYLEEKLGKLEGVSIGVDGCPHACAHHWLNDIGLQATHLRHPDGSVETTYNLVLRGGYGRRASIGKIVAKKVPLERVKVYVERLILAFRSSKLEEFYEFVNSKSDEELLSIMEGKATQAKEEVKRSVKIRIFGPLTRFSGGLSELEVSANTVRTALEHLEKEFEGFKGRLFDERGELKPFVKVFLNEEDVSFLKGLETPLKDGDELMLYPALAGGSHTFDELELHELALEFEEKPAQELLVWAIENFHPRLYIAWSGQVEDMVLLDMAWRINPDVRVFAVDTGRLHEETYRLMQEVEDRYGVRVEVYFPDAKDVEELTRKYGINCFYKSVELRHLCCHVRKVKPLLKALSQVDAWITGLRREQWASRHNIMKIEVDHDHGQIVKINPLADWSEREVWEYIKKNAVPYNKLYEAGYRSIGCEPCTRPVAPFEDPRAGRWWWEKDAPKECGMHCSIETGGFEKIADKVIKEEKDGSEDT, encoded by the coding sequence ATGAGAGAGGAAGTGATTGAAAAGAATCCAAGGGAAAGGCTAAAGGCGGAAAAGCATCCCTTAGACATTCTGGAGGAACTGCCAACGATAATAGATAGAGGTTATGAAGATACACCCGAAGAAGATATGGTGAGACTTCAATGGTACGGGCTTTATCACGACAAGCCAAGGGTGGGCTACTTCCTGCTGAGGGTTAAGGTGCCTGGAGGCATACTCAATCCAGAACAGTTAAGAGTCGTGGGAGAGCTTTCCAGTAGGTTCGGAGATTACGCGGAAATAACCTTAAGACAGGATATACAGCTCCACTACATAAGGCTTGAACACTTGCCTGATGTCTTTGAGTCTTTAAAGAGTGTAAACCTTTTCCCGGTCGGTGCCTGCGGAGACACCGTCAGAAACATAACTACATGTCCTCTGTGTGGACTTGAAAAGGATGAGCTTTTTGATGTGAGGGAGTGCGTGCAGAAGCTTGAAGGTTTCTTCCACCATCCGGAAAATAGGGACTACTTCAATCTACCGAGAAAGTTCAAGATAACTGTTTCCGCATGCCCGTATCACTGCAACATGCCTGAGATGCACGACCTGGCTTTTGTAGGCACTGTCTTTGAGGGTAAAGAAGGCTTTGCGGTATGGATAGGTGGTGGATTGTCCTCCACACCGAGGATAGCAAGGAAGCTGGGCATCTTCGTAGAAAAGGAAAGGGTGCTCTCTCTGGCAAAAGCTGTCGTAGACCTCTGGAGCGAAGACCCAGAAAACAGAAAGTCCTTCGTAAAGGCGAGGTTCAAGTACATGGTGGACAGGTTAGGTGTGGAGAAAATAAAGAGCATGATTTTGGAGAGATTGGATTTTACACCGCAACCCCTTGATGAGGAGCCTTTGCCTGTAAAGAGGTACTTTCACACGGGGGTAGGAAGACAAAAACAGGAAGGCTTTTACTACCTGGGTATTCCGCTACCAGCTGGGAGAGTGAGAGGAAGTCAGCTGTTGGCACTTGCGGAGCTTGCTCAGGAGTTTAACCTCTCCATCAGGCTATCGCAGAGGCAGAACATAATTCTGGTAAACATATCACAGGAAGACCTTAGGGAAGTGAGGGATAGAGTAAAAGAGCTTGGCTTTCACCTTGATGTTGGGGAAACAAGAGCCATATCCGTTGCTTGCACCAGCGACCCCTTCTGCAACTACTCGGTAGGTTCTGCAAAGGAGGCACTCCTTGAACTCTTGGACTATCTTGAAGAAAAGCTCGGGAAGCTTGAAGGAGTGAGTATAGGTGTTGATGGATGTCCCCACGCTTGCGCTCATCACTGGCTTAACGACATAGGACTTCAGGCAACACACCTGAGGCATCCCGATGGCTCTGTAGAAACAACTTACAATCTCGTACTGAGAGGGGGCTACGGAAGGAGAGCAAGCATAGGGAAGATAGTGGCTAAGAAGGTACCTCTTGAGAGGGTGAAGGTTTATGTGGAAAGGCTTATCTTAGCCTTTAGGAGTTCTAAACTTGAAGAATTTTATGAGTTCGTAAACTCCAAGAGTGATGAAGAGCTTCTGAGCATTATGGAAGGCAAAGCTACTCAAGCAAAAGAGGAGGTAAAAAGGAGTGTAAAGATCCGCATATTTGGACCTCTTACGCGCTTTTCCGGTGGTCTTTCCGAGCTTGAAGTAAGTGCCAACACGGTGCGCACAGCGCTTGAGCACCTTGAAAAAGAGTTTGAGGGTTTTAAGGGGAGACTCTTTGACGAAAGGGGTGAGCTAAAGCCCTTCGTAAAAGTCTTTTTAAACGAAGAGGATGTCTCCTTCTTGAAGGGTCTTGAGACACCGCTGAAAGATGGAGATGAGCTTATGCTCTATCCCGCTCTTGCAGGAGGTTCCCACACTTTTGATGAGCTTGAACTCCATGAGCTTGCTCTGGAGTTTGAAGAAAAACCCGCACAGGAACTTTTAGTCTGGGCTATAGAGAACTTTCACCCAAGACTCTACATAGCCTGGAGTGGGCAGGTGGAGGACATGGTACTCCTTGACATGGCGTGGAGGATAAACCCAGATGTAAGAGTCTTTGCTGTGGATACGGGCAGGCTACACGAAGAGACCTACAGACTCATGCAGGAGGTGGAGGATAGGTACGGGGTTAGGGTAGAAGTCTACTTTCCTGACGCAAAGGATGTGGAAGAGCTGACGAGGAAATACGGAATTAACTGCTTTTACAAGTCCGTTGAGCTAAGACACCTCTGCTGTCATGTGAGGAAGGTAAAACCTCTTTTGAAAGCGCTATCACAGGTAGATGCTTGGATAACAGGGCTTAGGCGTGAGCAGTGGGCTAGCAGGCACAACATAATGAAGATTGAGGTAGACCATGACCACGGACAGATAGTTAAGATAAACCCTCTTGCGGACTGGAGCGAGAGAGAGGTGTGGGAGTATATAAAGAAGAATGCCGTCCCTTATAACAAGCTTTACGAGGCGGGATACAGGAGCATAGGCTGTGAGCCTTGTACAAGACCTGTAGCACCTTTTGAGGACCCAAGAGCGGGCAGATGGTGGTGGGAGAAGGATGCACCCAAGGAGTGCGGTATGCACTGCAGTATAGAAACTGGAGGCTTTGAGAAAATAGCGGACAAAGTGATAAAGGAGGAAAAGGATGGCTCTGAGGATACTTGA